A genome region from Fusarium musae strain F31 chromosome 5, whole genome shotgun sequence includes the following:
- a CDS encoding hypothetical protein (EggNog:ENOG41): protein MFFVHERGRMLSVYLFAQQLGSILGLISGGSMSDTVGWRWSQNIVGFIFAFVLIAFTFTFEETLFPRFLFAGLQAAPLPSQKDEETAEKSTEGKRLELRPVPSQANGMIDDFPKRSYQQILKPWVRFPQNKTTFWQYFRRPFFLWGFPNVVIAAFIYAFGATAGIVSFNTISEILTEPPYNFSTTNTGLVFFAALIGDIIGWGIGVLSDQVVIALARRNGGLKEPEMRLYTLVPCFVFAAVGYMLYGWGAQTEAHWITIAIGIGAMISHQVGACTIATAYAMDCFPGISGELVVVLAMCSSMVNFAISYSVQPFIEASGYGWTMTCYGVMVLLSVLAAIPLLLFGKRWRIAKGLRYYKFLDEVGGYTD, encoded by the exons ATGTTTTTTGTTCATGAACGTGGTCGCATGCTCTCAGTATATCTCTTTGCCCAGCAGCTTGGCTCTAT TTTGGGCCTTATCTCTGGTGGTAGCATGTCCGACACCGTCGGATGGAGATGGTCGCAGAATATCGTTGGCTTCATCTTTGCGTTCGTACTAATTGCCTTCACGTTTACTTTTGAGGAGACACTGTTCCCTCGCTTCCTATTCGCTGGGTTGCAAGCGGCTCCCCTTCCTTCtcagaaggatgaagagacagCGGAGAAATCTACCGAAGGAAAGAGGTTGGAGCTCAGGCCGGTTCCGAGCCAGGCCAACGGCATGATTGATGACTTTCCCAAGCGGTCTTACCAACAGATCTTGAAGCCGTGGGTGAGGTTTCCTCAGAACAAGACGACTTTCTGGCAGTATTTCCGCCGTCCCTTCTTTCTCTGGGGCTTTCCCAACGTCGTCATC GCCGCGTTCATCTATGCCTTCGGGGCCACCGCCGGTATCGTCTCTTTCAACACCATATCTGAGATCCTGACAGAACCCCCTTACAACTTTAGTACCACCAATACCGGGCTTGTGTTCTTTGCCGCTTTGATAGGAGACATCATTGGTTGGGGTATCGGTGTGCTAAGCGATCAAGTCGTTATTGCTTTGGCGCGACGAAATGGTGGTCTCAAAGAACCTGAGATGCGACTCTACACGCTTGTTCCTTGCTTCGTCTTCGCTGCGGTCGGGTACATGCTCTATGGCTGGGGTGCCCAGACAGAGGCCCATTGGATCACCATCGCCATAGGTATCGGCGCCATGATCTCACATCAGGTTGGGGCTTGCACGATTGCGACTGCATATGCAATGGACTGTTTCCCAGGA ATATCTGGAGAGCTAGTCGTTGTACTGGCTATGTGCTCCTCAATGGTCAATTTCGCCATCTCGTATTCTGTCCAGCCGTTTATCGAAGCCTCTGGCTACGGCTGGACCATGACATGCTATGGCGTCATGGTATTGTTGTCGGTCCTTGCCGCTATTCCTCTTCTGCTATTTGgaaagagatggaggatCGCCAAGGGCCTGAGATACTATAAGTTCTTGGACGAGGTTGGAGGGTATACCGACTAG
- a CDS encoding hypothetical protein (EggNog:ENOG41): MKFTTITTLLSTSAGALAAGPSATAKKATAIESIKGDNGITTPLPIQPGMVDNCDVFYYVKPGDNCLQISAQFGISFDQFKEWNPTVGNDCLSLWADANVCVRTIGFEYPEIAACYGSEDVLPWGSNKVAAAKAATEWCSNGAQGVYNIGEKRTKCVNAPSGDGKFIFEIYNEWGIRQGLPSQECQRNLLLPISKCPEGGQGRMKSWHTETTLEKGKC, from the exons ATGAAGTTTACTACCATCACAACTCTTCTCTCCACCAGCGCAGGTGCCCTCGCTGCCGGCCCCAGCGCtacagccaagaaggccacgGCCATTGAGTCTATCAAGGGCGACAACGGCATCACAACTCCCCTCCCCATCCAGCCCGGCATGGTCGACAACTGCGACGTTTTCTACTACGTCAAGCCCGGCGACAACTGCCTCCAGATCTCCGCCCAATTCGGCATCTCCTTTGACCAATTCAAAGAATGGAACCCCACCGTCGGCAATGACTGCCTCAGCCTCTGGGCCGACGCCAACGTGTGTGTTCGCACCATTGGCTTTGAGTACCCTGAGATTGCAGCTTGCTACGGTAGCGAGGATGTTCTCCCTTGGGGAAGTAacaaggttgctgctgcgaAGGCTGCTACTGAATGGTGTAGCAATGGCGCGCAAGGCGTTTACAATATTGGTGAGAAGAGGACCAAGTGTGTCAACGCGCCGTCCGGTGACGGCAAGTTTATCTTTGAGATCTACAATGAGTGGGGAATTCGTCAGGGTCTTCCTTCTCAGGAGTGTCAGCGAAACCTCCTTCTTCCTATCTCCAAGTGCCCCGAGGGAGGTCAGGGACGCATGAAGAGCTGGCACACAGA GACTACTCTCGAGAAGGGGAAGTGTTAA
- a CDS encoding hypothetical protein (EggNog:ENOG41), with the protein MADLHPSAEVIGVDLSPIQPNFIPPNCRFEVDDINKEWTFPENKFDFIHIRYMTGTVPDWTELLKKAQRHLKPGGWIEHVELWGDARADDDTMSPESPLKTWVKIFNQVAEKVGNPFFWNPAEEFEKAGLKNITEKKVKVPIGTWAKDKDLKQWGAWNRQFLLQGLEGFSIRGLTELLGWEYEKAQVFLVEMRKELLNPKLHSYVLVTTVYGQKSEE; encoded by the exons ATGGCAGACCTGCACCCATCAGCTGAAGTCATCGGTGTTGATCTCTCGCCGATCCAACCAAACTTCATCCCGCCAAACTGCAGATTTGAAGTTGACGACATTAACAAAGAATGGACATTTCCCGAAAACAAGTTCGACTTCATTCACATCCGCTACATGACAGGAACCGTGCCAGATTGGACagaacttctcaagaaggcTCAAAG GCATCTCAAGCCCGGTGGCTGGATCGAGCATGTTGAACTCTGGGGAGACGCCAGAGCTGACGACGACACCATGAGCCCCGAATCTCCGCTCAAAACTTGGGTCAAAATCTTTAATCAAGTAGCAGAAAAAGTCGGCAACCCTTTCTTCTGGAATCCCGCCGAAGAATTCGAGAAGGCTGGCTTAAAGAACatcactgagaagaaggttaaagTACCGATTGGTACTTGGGCGAAAGACAAGGATCTCAAGCAGTGGGGTGCATGGAACCGACAGTTCCTGCTACAAGGATTGGAAGGCTTTTCTATCCGCGGCTTGACGGAGCTTCTAGGA TGGGAGTACGAGAAAGCGCAGGTCTTCCTCGTGGAGATGCGTAAAGAGCTGTTGAACCCAAAGCTTCACTCATACGTGTTGGT AACCACTGTATACGGTCAAAAGTCCGAGGAATAA
- a CDS encoding hypothetical protein (EggNog:ENOG41), which translates to MALQFAIIYILVVGLCILSTYQGGIFNEFVEEVHNIETDDEDWDSDEEEDDDDYDDDDDDDDDDDELDDGGYASGAVSQQTGNSDKAISSK; encoded by the exons atggctttaCAATTCGCTATAATCTATATCTTGGTCGTCGGACTCTGCATCCTCAGCACTTACCAGGGTGGCATATTCAATGAGTTCGTAGAGGAGGTCCACAATATAG AaacagatgacgaggattGGGActccgacgaagaagaagatgatgatgattatgatgacgatgacgatgacgatgacgatgacgatgaattGG ATGACGGCGGCTATGCTTCTGGGGCAGTCAGTCAGCAGACTGGGAACTCTGATAAAGCCATATCCAGCAAATGA